The Eremothecium cymbalariae DBVPG#7215 chromosome 8, complete sequence genome has a window encoding:
- the MRX1 gene encoding Mrx1p (similar to Ashbya gossypii ACL026W), producing MLSILGTRQFHLGSFIYRSNLKFKLEELQKSQRLVRKTKQELEKVKEKKRVKLKSLQKTGYSSQQAAHVLKKHYGTNIDDLGSFKIGPTAKSDFKFLEMTKDKRLIYTVLGITGEQLRDSKLVNHDVQKFCNRGQLEKALFLIKLAKSKGRVGMNTLMKHYCTEMQDATSSLELYTCRKKWGIHPNEYTHTILFSGLEKLEKPLSEKNAKQVLKIVESLSTAGTLNQIEFNAALSCLRKCENPEYVFKCLELKPAGVTLDKIATSQLLQAATKIENDIEAIAIGDKIMSKVLPKDIDPQLLFYLINLWNMRKSSHLSSCATIMILDFFDLDIESPFDIVKGINLPTPKYWNIKSRFRLNTHITNLLLENLIKNNKSESITTIFERLANERPKCLDEDCYIKVMEAKINTSPTDCVTYNINMFRLLNSSEHKSSLRSLLQVYKSMERQLTRVYVNGNTETLEKTMELVHCFLIENDSYRSGTDMLLGINAWYSYWRIIHQANKRDLLTFQRRKIIIDTFISSYNNGLLKQKISKSEIQKLRSIYLEAIRFLKAFHDKINVDLTIIDTLPENSVEVQRFNFRRLLFRFKKKLLKELDLVESGSQISQEEQSVIQLGSRILNTPLPDEIV from the coding sequence ATGCTGTCTATATTGGGGACTCGACAGTTCCATTTGGGTTCATTCATTTATAGATCTAACTTAAAGTTTAAATTAGAAGAGTTGCAAAAATCCCAAAGACTGGTTAGAAAGACAAAACAGGAGCTTGAGAAGGttaaagagaagaagagagTTAAGCTAAAGTCTTTGCAGAAAACAGGTTATTCTAGTCAGCAGGCGGCTCATGTGCTTAAGAAGCACTACGGCACTAATATCGATGATTTAGGATCATTTAAAATTGGCCCTACTGCGAAGTCAGATTTCAAATTTCTAGAGATGACCAAAGACAAAAGATTGATATATACGGTACTGGGGATTACTGGTGAACAATTGAGGGATTCGAAGCTGGTTAACCATGATGTTCAGAAATTTTGTAATAGAGGGCAGCTTGAAAAGGcgttgtttttaattaagCTTGCCAAGAGCAAAGGTAGGGTTGGAATGAATACGTTAATGAAACATTATTGTACGGAAATGCAAGATGCGACCAGTTCCCTCGAATTGTATACCTGTAGAAAGAAGTGGGGCATTCATCCGAACGAATATACGCATACCATCTTGTTTAGTGGTTTGGAGAAGCTGGAAAAACCTCTCTCTGAGAAAAATGCCAAACAAGTTCTTAAAATTGTGGAGTCATTAAGTACTGCTGGGACTTTGAATCAAATAGAATTTAATGCAGCATTATCATGTCTCAGGAAATGTGAAAATCCAGAATACGTGTTTAAGTGTCTAGAGCTAAAGCCGGCTGGTGTTACACTAGATAAAATTGCAACTTCCCAACTATTACAGGCAGCTACGAAGATTGagaatgatattgaagCGATTGCTATAGGAGATAAAATCATGTCTAAAGTACTCCCAAAAGACATTGATCCACAactgttattttatttaatcAATCTTTGGAATATGCGCAAAAGTTCACACTTGTCCAGCTGTGCAACAATTATGATTTTGGACTTCTTTGACCTGGATATAGAAAGCCCATTCGATATCGTAAAAGGAATTAACCTCCCAACTCCCAAATATTGGAACATCAAGAGCAGATTTCGTTTGAACACTCATATCACAAATTTACTTTTGGAAAActtaattaaaaataataagtCTGAGTCGATAACCACCATCTTTGAAAGGTTGGCGAACGAAAGACCCAAATGCCTAGATGAAGATTGTTACATCAAAGTTATGGAAGCGAAAATCAACACAAGCCCAACAGACTGTGttacatataatataaacatGTTTAGACTACTCAATAGTAGTGAACACAAATCTAGCTTGAGGAGCTTGCTACAAGTCTACAAATCCATGGAAAGGCAGTTAACTAGAGTGTACGTCAATGGAAACACGGAAACATTAGAGAAGACTATGGAACTGGTGCATTGTTTTTTGATTGAAAACGATTCTTACAGGAGTGGAACTGACATGTTACTTGGTATCAACGCATGGTACTCGTACTGGAGAATCATTCATCAGGCCAACAAAAGGGATTTGCTAACGTTCCAAAGGAGGAAGATTATAATAGACACATTCATATCCAGTTACAACAATGGTttattgaaacaaaaaatttctAAAAGCGAAATTCAGAAATTAAGATCAATCTACCTAGAGGCAATCAGGTTTCTAAAAGCTTTCCATGACAAGATAAACGTCGATCTTACAATTATTGATACACTTCCAGAAAACTCTGTTGAAGTACAGAGATTCAACTTCAGAAGGCTACTCTTTAGATTTAAGAAGAAGCTGTTAAAGGAACTAGATCTCGTTGAGTCGGGAAGCCAGATTTCCCAAGAAGAGCAATCAGTCATCCAGTTAGGTAGCAGGATTTTGAATACGCCACTACCTGATGAAATCGTATAG
- the MAM33 gene encoding Mam33p (similar to Ashbya gossypii ACL025C), translated as MSIRLVTLRACKLASKRAALSSAFLRPTIATRGFIRTPVIFNEQAKNLSQILSAEIDLETSDQVTALPQELSVYLNKFSFVDVSKKGHNMAELVRKNGNETVHLSFDVAQVANVPYDPNVVEDSMNGEEEAPEEFSAAHENFANVHIVVVKETDKSATCIELLVNFQEGAFYIDSITPFESAELALSNSAEAEAKKDLVYHGPPFSNLDESLQEAFEIYLESRGINDELVSFISAYSEWKENNEYVGWLQNMKNFFS; from the coding sequence ATGTCCATCCGCCTGGTAACCCTCAGGGCTTGTAAGCTTGCTAGTAAAAGAGCAGCTCTATCCAGTGCTTTCTTAAGACCTACCATCGCGACCAGAGGCTTTATTAGAACCCCTGTGATTTTTAATGAGCAGGCTAAAAACTTGTCTCAAATATTGAGCGCTGAAATCGACTTGGAGACCAGTGACCAAGTTACCGCACTACCACAGGAACTGTCTGTGTATTTAAACAAGTTCAGCTTTGTTGATGTTTCCAAAAAGGGCCACAACATGGCAGAGCTTGTTAGAAAGAATGGGAATGAAACTGTTCATCTTTCCTTCGATGTTGCTCAAGTTGCTAACGTTCCATATGACCCTAATGTTGTCGAGGATTCTATGAATGGTGAAGAGGAGGCTCCAGAGGAATTTTCTGCTGCTCATGAGAATTTTGCCAATGTTCACATTGTTGTCGTTAAGGAAACCGATAAATCTGCTACCTGCATTGAATTATTGGTAAACTTCCAAGAGGGTGCATTCTATATCGATTCGATCACTCCATTTGAATCCGCGGAGCTTGCTTTGAGTAATTCTGCTGAGGCTGAAGCAAAGAAAGACTTAGTGTACCATGGGCCCCCTTTCTCGAATCTGGATGAATCCTTGCAGGAAGCATTTGAAATTTATTTAGAGTCTAGGGGCATCAACGATGAATTAGTTTCCTTCATCAGTGCTTACTCTGAATGGAAGGAGAACAATGAATATGTGGGTTGGTTGCAGAATATGAAGAACTTCTTCTCCTGA
- the SNA4 gene encoding Sna4p (similar to Ashbya gossypii ACL024W) produces MCYCTVPDLILCLMAFILPPVAVLIRSGPYSPDLLLNIVLTLLGGLPGIVHAIYYIMITSPIRADPDSSQYDQPWEGQRYRRPITLVTEQPQANTSLLASSQNVSYHGSSQYHAAADGATQDTKQYQGPPPPYVELV; encoded by the coding sequence ATGTGTTACTGTACGGTGCCTGATTTGATCCTTTGCCTCATGGCATTTATTCTCCCACCCGTGGCAGTACTCATTCGATCTGGACCTTATTCACCTGATCTACTATTGAATATTGTCTTGACTTTGCTAGGTGGTCTACCTGGAATTGTCCATGCGATTTATTACATTATGATCACCAGTCCTATAAGAGCAGATCCAGATTCAAGTCAATATGATCAGCCATGGGAAGGACAGAGATACAGAAGACCAATAACGCTGGTTACGGAGCAACCACAGGCGAATACTTCGCTTTTGGCATCATCACAGAATGTATCATACCACGGGAGCTCTCAGTATCATGCGGCCGCAGACGGAGCAACTCAGGATACCAAACAATACCAGGGTCCTCCTCCGCCATACGTTGAATTAGTGTAA
- the GID12 gene encoding Gid12p (similar to Ashbya gossypii ACL023C) codes for MITFGVSVPGNGKDMVSGYRLFTFQNDKLAPLPVILDNATDRNVMIQKFCYLKPKDRIITPECQNGGLMDSSDYLLVAKSNGIIEIFRDYRYKVTQDIELKPDFILTCLPVGHDRSTLDLTIAGLEFKDGLLYCCTKDGDLYIFILNLPTDYIQLENIYNPIGTPDVFDIAAPNMRDSNKLEEGILFVYSKFTGRTKLQHICYYCHPMGQQISIYPQLKVLYPNIPYFKPCIYVNLKKEVSNFRINPLDRFSFITTAPRIPLTIYKIHLPKLFTDFFIKFVKLKRTVLKRCPREIQDIDEASTSIYSCKFLDFLRFDFRGIQTDMDPRTWNSLMTNDYVVELTYSCVWRQRQGNIKDDLYMLFHRQAEMYDDERERPTSRGSLTGSTDSSVRSNSLRRSIWERTIDAAPCYSNSATDRFIRCLRQNTCPVDIKIVNTKLGSEQLSYSNVEDEQGSNRTSYLTDDYKDMDIIILDKFLCLTAFRPKYIDEPLMKLDSFHSIREGNTNLEAQWAIMNLSSFKKFFMITNSLCLIFDTFGVVLIDRFKVVNSHDLLENDPEAFKIIDFEIGLINDIAVIITNIEKCEECDGTYEIEFNAIVTTVIGTLSVLHGEFYGHERLGKMHCRDKLKMTKKDKVVDQIVLLDYEPSKKRTRKEEMDDIAKRLRVGSPN; via the coding sequence ATGATCACCTTTGGTGTTTCAGTACCAGGTAATGGTAAAGATATGGTGTCAGGTTATCGGTTGTTTACTTTCCAAAATGATAAATTGGCCCCTCTACCGGTAATTTTGGACAATGCTACAGACCGAAACGTAAtgattcaaaagttttgttatttgaagCCCAAGGATAGGATCATTACCCCAGAGTGTCAAAATGGTGGTTTAATGGATTCTTCTGATTATTTACTTGTTGCGAAGTCCAATGGAATAATAGAGATATTCAGGGATTACCGATATAAGGTGACACAGGACATAGAGCTAAAGCCGGACTTTATCCTTACTTGTTTGCCGGTAGGACATGATCGCAGCACATTAGATTTGACAATAGCAGGTCTAGAGTTTAAAGATGGTCTTCTTTACTGTTGTACAAAAGATGGggatttatatattttcattcTTAATTTGCCCACTGATTACATCCAACTcgaaaatatatataatccGATTGGTACGCCTGACGTCTTTGATATCGCAGCGCCCAATATGAGAGATTCCAATAAACTTGAAGAGGGCATTTTATTTGTGTATTCTAAATTTACTGGGCGGACTAAACTACAGCATATATGCTACTATTGTCATCCCATGGGGCAACAAATATCGATATATCCTCAGTTGAAAGTTTTGTATCCGAACATTCCTTATTTCAAGCcatgtatatatgtcaatttgaaaaaagaggTTTCGAACTTCCGGATTAATCCACTGGATAGGTTTAGCTTCATAACCACAGCACCCAGAATTCCTTTGACCATTTACAAAATTCACCTACCTAAGTTGTTTACAGACTTTTTTATAAAGTTTGTGAAACTTAAAAGGACAGTGCTCAAGAGATGTCCTCGAGAGATCCAAGATATTGATGAGGCAAGCACCAGTATCTATAGCTGTAAATTTCTGGATTTCCTACGTTTTGATTTTAGGGGAATACAAACGGATATGGATCCGAGGACCTGGAACTCGTTGATGACGAATGACTATGTTGTTGAACTAACGTACTCTTGTGTCTGGAGACAGCGTCAAGGCAATATTAAGGATGATTTATATATGCTCTTCCACCGTCAGGCGGAAATGTATGATGACGAAAGAGAAAGGCCAACATCAAGAGGAAGTCTGACCGGTTCTACGGATAGTTCAGTCAGGAGTAATTCTTTGCGAAGAAGTATTTGGGAAAGGACCATCGACGCAGCTCCGTGCTACAGTAACTCTGCAACTGATAGGTTCATTAGATGCTTGCGTCAGAATACTTGTCCAGTGGATATTAAAATTGTAAACACTAAGTTAGGTTCGGAGCAGCTCTCGTATTCGAACGTTGAAGACGAACAGGGTAGTAACCGGACCTCATACTTAACAGATGACTATAAAGACATGGATATCATTATATTGGATAAGTTTTTGTGTTTGACAGCGTTTAGGCCAAAGTATATTGATGAGCCGCTAATGAAACTTGATTCATTCCATAGCATACGCGAAGGAAACACTAATTTAGAAGCACAGTGGGCTATAATGAATTTATCCTCCTTTAAGAAATTCTTTATGATAACAAACTCTCTttgtttgatatttgaCACCTTTGGAGTGGTTTTGATAGATCGTTTTAAAGTAGTAAACAGTCATGATCTATTAGAAAATGATCCTGAAGCATTTAAGattattgattttgaaattggCTTGATTAATGACATTGCAGTTATCATAACAAACATAGAGAAATGTGAAGAGTGTGATGGTACATATGAAATCGAATTTAACGCAATCGTGACAACCGTTATTGGAACTTTAAGTGTGTTACATGGAGAATTTTACGGTCACGAAAGACTTGGTAAGATGCATTGTCGGGacaaattgaagatgaccAAGAAGGACAAGGTTGTAGATCAAATTGTCTTACTAGACTATGAACCATCTAAGAAAAGAACCAGGAAAGAAGAAATGGATGATATTGCAAAACGTTTAAGAGTGGGATCTCcaaattga
- a CDS encoding uncharacterized protein (similar to Ashbya gossypii ACL022W) has protein sequence MNNLSNELRHKKYSTKRVVKLFMALFALSSLRRWYSMRVWNESEVLVDRRSRFQGRCCRILSPDDVPKVLKELVESHKNVGKASHPHMYAWRTGVLREADALGGARKRNRQQTEKAAKIEQLCQGSADCGEAAAGSLLLSLLERNKLLNVIVIVTRWYGGTSLGSARFRHISSVAMQSLRNGEFCQTKPR, from the coding sequence ATGAATAATTTATCAAACGAGCTAAGACACAAGAAATACAGTACAAAAAGGGTTGTGAAACTCTTTATGGCTCTGTTTGCGCTCTCTTCGTTAAGAAGATGGTACAGCATGAGGGTTTGGAATGAATCAGAAGTTCTTGTGGACCGGCGGTCGAGGTTCCAAGGCCGGTGTTGTAGAATTTTGAGTCCCGATGATGTTCCAAAAGTGTTGAAAGAACTAGTGGAAAGCCATAAGAACGTAGGTAAAGCATCTCATCCACACATGTATGCGTGGAGAACGGGGGTTTTACGTGAAGCAGACGCTCTTGGGGGTGCGAGGAAGAGAAATAGACAACAGACTGAGAAGGCTGCTAAAATAGAACAACTTTGCCAAGGTAGTGCTGACTGTGGTGAAGCAGCTGCAGGTTCACTATTGTTAAGTTTGTTAGAGCGAAATAAACTGTTAAATGTAATTGTAATAGTGACTAGGTGGTATGGAGGCACTTCTCTTGGGTCTGCAAGGTTTAGACACATTTCATCGGTTGCAATGCAGAGTCTGAGAAATGGAGAGTTTTGCCAAACAAAGCCACGCTAG
- the DLD2 gene encoding D-lactate dehydrogenase (similar to Ashbya gossypii ACL021C) → MSSVVLKRVLGLRRVNGRGISPDGVRMLGFECGRRGMGEIGSSKFWKLRVFGGQTQRYSSKARARATADSHPDLKRDERFKRLSKEDLEYFRSILSEQEILEGSEEEDLAFYNEDWMRKYRGNSKLVLRPKTTESVSHILKYCQAKRLAVVPQGGNSGLVGGSVPVFDEIILNLSQMNRIREFDDVSGILKCDAGVILENADMHLAEKGFIFPLDLGAKGSCHVGGLVATNAGGLRFLRYGSLHGNVIGLEVVLPNGDILDSMHGLRKDNTGYDLKQLFIGSEGTLGVITGVSILCPPRPLASNVCFLGLDSYESVQKLFAKAKKELNEIVSAFEFMDLASQKLVKEYLKDVPHPLADEHPFYVLIETSGSNKDHDDEKLEGFLESAMEQELVTDGVVAQDETELRNLWNWRELIPEATTMGGGVEKYDVSLPLKDLYSLVEAVSSRLEKHGLSSIDDPSKPVICAVGFGHVGDNNLHLNIPNREYSQRVWAVLEPFVYEFVASKQGSISAEHGIGLHKKKYLGYSKNEQEIKLMKQFRSLFDPAGILNPYKYV, encoded by the coding sequence ATGTCGAGCGTCGTGCTAAAGAGGGTATTGGGGTTGAGGAGGGTAAATGGTCGAGGGATCAGTCCTGATGGGGTGCGAATGTTAGGTTTTGAGTGTGGCAGGAGAGGTATGGGAGAGATAGGCAGTAGTAAGTTTTGGAAGTTGAGGGTTTTTGGAGGGCAGACGCAGAGGTATTCTAGCAAGGCGAGGGCTAGGGCGACTGCCGATAGCCATCCAGACTTGAAACGTGATGAAAGATTCAAGAGGCTCTCCAAGGAGGATTTGGAGTATTTTAGAAGCATTCTTTCTGAACAGGAGATATTGGAGGGCAGTGAGGAAGAGGATCTGGCGTTCTACAATGAGGATTGGATGCGCAAATATAGAGGTAATTCGAAGCTAGTGTTGCGGCCAAAAACGACGGAAAGTGTATCccatattttgaaatattgtCAAGCTAAGCGGTTGGCGGTTGTGCCGCAAGGTGGAAATTCTGGGCTAGTCGGCGGCTCAGTTCCGGTGTTTGATGAGATTATTTTGAATCTTAGTCAGATGAACCGTATTCGAGAGTTTGATGATGTTAGTGGGATACTGAAGTGTGATGCGGGGGTGATTTTGGAGAATGCAGATATGCACCTAGCGGAAAAAGGATTCATATTTCCGTTGGACTTGGGTGCCAAGGGCTCGTGCCACGTTGGGGGGCTAGTGGCGACAAATGCAGGTGGGCTTCGATTCCTTCGTTATGGCTCCTTGCATGGAAATGTAATTGGTCTGGAAGTGGTATTGCCTAACGGGGATATTTTGGATAGCATGCATGGGTTGAGGAAGGATAATACCGGTTACGACCTGAAACAGCTATTTATCGGTTCAGAAGGTACTCTGGGAGTGATAACCGGTGTTTCTATATTGTGTCCCCCAAGACCGTTGGCTTCCAATGTTTGCTTCCTGGGGTTGGATAGTTACGAGTCGGTACAAAAACTGTTCGCTAAGGCAAAGAAGGAGTTGAATGAGATAGTTTCCGCGTTTGAGTTTATGGATCTTGCTTCGCAAAAGTTGGTCaaggaatatttgaaagatgtTCCACACCCGTTGGCTGACGAGCATCCGTTCTACGTGTTGATTGAGACATCTGGTTCAAATAAGGATCACGACGACGAAAAGCTGGAAGGCTTCCTGGAAAGTGCTATGGAACAAGAGTTGGTTACGGATGGTGTTGTTGCTCAGGATGAGACGGAGCTGCGTAACTTATGGAATTGGAGAGAACTGATCCCTGAAGCTACCACCATGGGCGGTGGCGTTGAAAAATACGATGTTTCTTTGCCCTTGAAGGACTTATATTCTTTGGTTGAAGCTGTTTCCTCCCGGTTGGAAAAACATGGTTTATCCAGTATTGACGATCCCTCTAAACCAGTCATTTGCGCCGTTGGTTTCGGCCACGTTGGTGACAACAACTTGCACTTGAATATCCCAAATAGAGAGTACTCGCAAAGGGTTTGGGCTGTCTTGGAGCCTTTTGTTTATGAATTTGTTGCGTCGAAACAAGGTTCTATCAGTGCCGAGCATGGAATTGGTTTGCATAAAAAGAAGTACCTTGgttattccaaaaatgaGCAGGAGATTAAGCTAATGAAACAGTTTAGAAGTCTATTTGACCCAGCGGGAATTTTGAACCCTTACAAGTACGTGTAG
- the PUT4 gene encoding proline permease PUT4 (similar to Ashbya gossypii AFR156W), with translation MSLEIKKEASVSKQEFNGMKEVKSNEETYRTSHSNLESQNSDVVSDYEHNLKKGLSNRHIQLIALGGCIGTGLFVGTSSTLTQCGPAPLFLSFIIISTMVYCIMCTLAEMVCYLPQQGSVPELVTRYVDPSLGFAAGWNYAYSYAMLVATELTAAAGIVRYWTDQVPQGVWITIFLIVVVVLNFSAVRFYGESEFWFASLKIICILALLVVSIVIFFGGAPNHDRVGFRYWRNPGAFGYHITGGNLGRFLDLWTAIIKSAFAFILSPELVGLACVEAKDTRRNIEKASRRFIYRIIFFYLSSSLMIGVIVAKNDHNLLLALEENRPGAASSPFVQGIANSGIPVLNHVINVAILTSAWSAGNSFFYASSRSILALSKQGDAPKIFSKINRFGVPYNAVFLCSLVACLAYLNVSSTSSKVFQWLSNICTISGFIGWFLIGVAYIRFRKAILFNRLLDRIPYRSPLQPFSAYFFTIVVAIITLTNGYVVFIKGRWDYKDFLTSYISLPIFLAFYLGHKTIYKTRFCIPVDQIDVITGLEEAEEEAKLSVVRVPKNAWEKFINWLL, from the coding sequence ATGTCGTTGGAAATAAAGAAGGAAGCTTCAGTTTCGAAGCAAGAGTTCAACGGGATGAAAGAAGTGAAGTCTAATGAGGAGACGTATAGGACGTCACACAGTAATTTGGAATCGCAGAATTCGGATGTGGTTTCAGATTATGAGCATAATCTGAAGAAAGGGCTGTCTAATAGGCATATCCAGCTGATTGCGCTTGGTGGATGTATTGGAACAGGGTTGTTTGTCGGGACATCATCAACGCTGACCCAGTGTGGGCCAGCCCCTCTTTTCTTATCATTTATCATTATTTCCACTATGGTGTATTGCATAATGTGTACATTAGCTGAGATGGTTTGTTATTTACCACAACAGGGTTCGGTGCCTGAGCTTGTGACGCGCTACGTGGACCCCAGTCTCGGGTTTGCAGCAGGATGGAATTATGCTTATTCATACGCTATGTTGGTGGCTACGGAGTTGACTGCTGCAGCAGGGATTGTGCGGTACTGGACGGATCAGGTGCCCCAGGGGGTGTGGATTACTATCTTTTTGAttgtggtggtggtgctgaATTTCTCAGCAGTGAGGTTTTATGGGGAGTCTGAATTTTGGTTTGCTTCACTGAAAATTATATGTATCCTTGCGTTGTTGGTTGTGAGCATTGTGATATTCTTTGGAGGTGCCCCAAATCATGACAGAGTGGGCTTCCGTTATTGGAGGAACCCTGGAGCATTTGGATACCACATCACTGGCGGTAACCTGGGCCGGTTCTTGGACTTGTGGACAGCAATCATTAAGTCCGCTTTCGCGTTCATCCTTTCTCCAGAGTTGGTTGGTCTGGCATGTGTGGAGGCTAAAGATACtagaagaaatattgaGAAAGCGTCTCGGCGGTTTATCTACAGAAtcatctttttttatttgtcaTCTTCTTTAATGATTGGTGTTATCGTCGCAAAGAACGACCACAACCTGTTACTAGCCTTGGAAGAAAACCGCCCAGGTGCTGCCTCGTCTCCATTCGTACAAGGAATTGCAAACTCAGGTATCCCTGTATTGAACCATGTCATTAACGTGGCTATTCTGACATCTGCCTGGTCGGCAGGTAACTCCTTCTTTTATGCATCATCAAGATCCATTTTGGCCCTCTCTAAGCAGGGCGATGCTCCGAAAATATTCTCAAAGATCAATAGATTTGGTGTTCCCTATAATGCGGTGTTTTTATGCTCGTTAGTTGCTTGCTTGGCATACTTGAACGTCTCCAGTACTTCCTCGAAAGTCTTTCAATGGCTATCAAACATCTGCACCATCTCGGGTTTCATTGGCTGGTTCCTAATCGGTGTTGCATACATACGCTTCAGAAAGGCTATTTTGTTTAACAGGCTGTTGGACAGAATCCCTTACAGGAGTCCCCTCCAGCCATTTAGCGCTTACTTTTTCACCATCGTAGTGGCAATTATCACTTTGACAAACGGCTATGTGGTCTTCATAAAGGGCCGCTGGGACTACAAGGACTTCTTAACAAGCTACATCTCTCTTCCAATATTCTTAGCATTCTACCTTGGTCACAAGACTATTTACAAAACGAGATTTTGTATCCCTGTCGATCAGATAGACGTCATTACAGGGCTGGAggaagcagaagaagaggcGAAACTGTCTGTAGTACGTGTGCCTAAGAATGCTTGGGAAAAGTTTATCAACTGGTTATTGTGA
- the HNT1 gene encoding adenosine 5'-monophosphoramidase (similar to Ashbya gossypii AFR157W 1-intron) yields the protein MSSSVAHEAACIFCKIIKGEIPSFKLIETTHSYSFLDIQPTAEAHALVIPKYHAAKLHNVPDEYLTDTLTVAKRIVQAIGCDKDGPDGPGYNILQNNGRIAHQEVDHVHFHVIPKTAVDSGLIIEWPAHQADFDKLAQLHKKLTNSLSNL from the exons ATGTCATCTTCTGTAGCCCACGAAGCCGCCTGCATCTTCTGTAAAATCATCAAAG GCGAAATCCCATCCTTTAAACTAATCGAAACCACACACTCATACTCTTTCCTCGACATACAACCAACAGCAGAGGCCCACGCCCTCGTGATCCCAAAATACCATGCAGCCAAACTCCACAACGTCCCCGATGAGTACCTCACTGACACCCTGACCGTCGCTAAGCGCATCGTTCAAGCAATCGGCTGCGACAAAGACGGCCCCGACGGCCCCGGTTACAACATTCTGCAGAACAACGGTCGCATCGCCCACCAGGAAGTCGACCATGTTCATTTCCATGTCATTCCCAAGACTGCGGTTGATTCCGGCCTGATCATCGAATGGCCCGCTCACCAAGCCGACTTTGATAAACTCGCCCAACTGCACAAGAAACTCACGAACTCCCTTTCAAACCTCTAG